Proteins encoded together in one Glandiceps talaboti chromosome 11, keGlaTala1.1, whole genome shotgun sequence window:
- the LOC144442255 gene encoding uncharacterized protein LOC144442255 isoform X4: MSKIHRKVTVDSSKSIQDSSQSSRRRPSVFERLGPGGGGRESRLSSDGIRPETCRNWLRDGHCPYGSKCRFQHSLASRKRPRGERSPDRRRDDLDSEDLRHKVRSRRRDPSSERRSRDRSYSPKRERSRQRSSHRDKEEWEDGNESLLDFERELTLEMRRQQLQRELELEIEKEKREKEKENVIIEKQVSSEDSTPPSKLRKEIPSPNLPRTTPPKKRRKSREKRKGPRTPPESPRDRKGPKTPTPEPFSRKGPRTPSPAQEYSPPRSRKSRKSPMRKGPHTPSPPPPDEPEMDITHVKTKKKKKSHFEDKPEKKSKHKDIPIPREPPPRMSRKKMRSPSPPPVKKHKVRSPSPSPPPLHRSYSPKRRSISPRGRTPPIKKRSISPKRHSLERRSPDRFERRRSPYPSEKVKKKVDSRPSSRERRQRDDSRDYGKHYQDSKDMDRFEKRGIGKDDFSSRRERESRKDEWERRQEEKRDLQRYDRPPERSSESARYNIRKFKEDRNSPGNYRSYRDSPTSHSTSSHEGDRREPKLASKIIPRMERRSPTPPSKLKRSEPSHDVRYPPDRSRSRDEPSDGRYTGRRGKFVDPDRNMRSRIERVAGYRDYPDRNEDRGGVRSRDPISKYDMDRDTRPDKFARDRPPITHKRSYSDVDDQSGSDSPIRKRKRPIERRDSPQIRDTYRPSRAERVRERSPSPPPPPPPPPPPQHTRKEHEEREDKEMHRKPKEVIEESFPQNEEVFSDWSDVSVDSLSEPQIKSRSSSNSNSADQDIVIETKADDEYRKQDNGRQRQEISRQTYRESARSDSRDRYSREDDRELERVRDLDRGMRERDRSRDRRGRDERLEIRGEGERNTRRVAEDEDERIPPHRRRSPSIGSTSSRHSSSGSDYRKREGRTHKENERESSRYRQEEEFVADRNKDEDRPLDRERAREMGKERARTRSRSEEKEQVPAEVEVPIQENIEEKVEPSKEPEIEDSKPIENIAMPISTIGDAASENDQGNGPVDTVVTYEDAYEAISEDELEAMIEEDSQMEEEKQEEQPEETPVERLDVLDVDFASLMKDTQVQQREEQPITALKKFSPGNVLATIGVSKVLAGSNLMAQITDVCQKALEEDWHGPKLKLFDSDLGAFNAASLKRQKQRARLFTDIGPCRRALCARRDMAIRKQLRKTEKETDTSAYTAADMDPELYRLSIQLFKGQKPIVKDTNSNTTSGDNKSPTEPVTLTKSTPLEVSVTS, translated from the exons AGGGAGAGGTCGCGTCAGAGAAGTAGTCACCGAGATAAAG AGGAATGGGAGGATGGTAATGAGAGTTTGTTGGATTTTGAAAGGGAATTAACCCTAGAGATGAGACGACAACAATTACAAAGGGAGCTGGAACTGGAAATTGAAAAAGAGAAGAgagaaaaggaaaaagaaaacgTGATAATTGAAAAACag GTGTCATCAGAAGATTCAACGCCCCCTTCTAAACTACGGAAAGAAATCCCTTCACCAAATCTGCCACGCACAACCCCACCGAAGAAACGACGCAAATCTCGTGAGAAGCGTAAGGGACCTAGGACTCCTCCAGAATCACCAAG GGACAGGAAGGGTCCAAAGACTCCAACTCCAGAGCCATTCTCAAGAAAAGGACCACGGACTCCAAGCCCTGCTCAGGAATATTCACCTCCACGTTCTCGGAAGTCACGCAAATCCCCCATGCGTAAAGGTCCTCATACACCGAGTCCTCCACCTCCAGACGAACCTGAAATGGATATAACCCATGTGAagacaaagaagaaaaagaaatcaCATTTTGAAGATAAACCAGAGAAAAAGTCTAAACACAA GGATATTCCCATACCCAGAGAGCCACCACCTCGCATGTCTCGCAAGAAAATGCGGTCACCATCGCCACCACCAGTGAAAAAACATAAAGTGCGTAGTCCGTCACCTTCACCCCCACCACTACATAGATCGTATTCACCAAAGAGAAGATCAATTTCACCTAGAGGACGAACACCTCCCATAAAGAAACGATCCATCTCACCAAAGAGACATTCCCTGGAAAGACGATCTCCTGATAGATTTGAAAGACGACGTTCACCCTATCCTTCTG AAAAAGTAAAGAAGAAAGTTGATAGTAGACCAAGTTCCAGAGAAAGACGGCAAAGAGATGACAGCAGGGACTATGGTAAACATTACCAAGATAGTAAAGACATGGACAGGTTTGAGAAAAGAGGTATCGGAAAAGATGACTTTTCATCCCGTAGAGAAAGAGAGTCAAGGAAAGATGAATGGGAAAGGAGACAAGAAGAAAAAAGAGACTTACAGAGATATGATAGACCACCAGAACGTAGTAGTGAATCAGCCAGGTACAATAT ACGCAAGTTTAAAGAAGACAGGAATTCACCTGGAAATTATCGCAGTTACCGTGACTCCCCAACCAGTCATAGCACAAGCAGCCATGAAGGAGATCGCAGAGAACCCAAACTTGCCAGTAAAATTATCCCACGAATGGAAAGACGCAGTCCAACACCCCCTAGCAAGTTAAAGAGGTCTGAGCCAAGTCATGATGTGAGATACCCACCAGATCGCAGCCGCTCAAGAGATGAACCTAGCGATGGAAGATATACTGGGAGACGTGGAAAGTTTGTTGACCCAGACAGGAATATGAGAAGTAGGATTGAAAGAGTGGCAGGGTATAGGGACTATCCAGACAGAAATGAAGATCGCGGAGGTGTTAGATCACGTGATCCAATCAGTAAATATGACATGGACAGAGACACAAGACCAGATAAATTTGCAAGGGACAGGCCGCCAATAACCCATAAACGTTCATATTCTGATGTTGATGACCAATCAGGTAGTGATTCGCCCATTCGGAAAAGAAAACGTCCAATTGAGAGGAGGGATAGTCCACAAATCAGAGACACATACAGACCTTCCAGAGCTGAGAGAGTGAGGGAGAGATCACCTTctccccctcctcctcctcctcctcctcctcctcctcaacATACAAGGAAAGAACACGAAGAAAGAGAGGACAAGGAGATGCATAGAAAGCCTAAAGAGGTCATTGAAGAGAGCTTCCCACAAAATGAGGAAGTTTTCAGTGACTGGTCAGACGTTAGTGTTGATTCTTTATCAGAACCTCAAATCAAAAGCAGAAGcagtagtaatagtaatagtgcAGATCAGGACATAGTCATAGAAACAAAGGCCGATGATGAATACAGAAAGCAAGACAATGGTCGACAGAGACAAGAAATTAGCAGACAGACCTACAGAGAGTCTGCAAGATCAGACAGTCGAGACAGATATAGTAGGGAAGATGACAGAGAGTTAGAGAGGGTCAGGGATTTAGATAGAGGAatgagagaaagagacagaagTCGTGACAGAAGAGGTAGAGATGAAAGATTAGAGATAAGAGGGGAGGGGGAGCGAAATACAAGACGAGTTGCCGAGGATGAGGATGAAAGAATTCCTCCTCACAGAAGGCGTAGTCCCAGCATTGGAAGTACTTCAAGTAGACATAGCTCATCAGGTTCAGATTACAGGAAAAGAGAAGGCAGAACTCACAAAGAGAATGAGAGAGAAAGCAGTAGGTACAGACAAGAAGAGGAGTTTGTAGCCGACAGGAATAAAGATGAGGATAGACCTTTAGATAGAGAAAGGGCTAGAGAGATGGGAAAAGAAAGGGCAAGGACAAGAAGCAGGTCAGAGGAAAAGGAACAAGTTCCGGCAGAAGTTGAGGTTCCGATACAGGAGAATATTGAAGAGAAAGTTGAACCATCAAAGGAGCCTGAAATAGAAGACTCCAAACCAATTGAAAACATTGCTATGCCAATAAGTACCATTGGAGATGCAGCAAGTGAAAACGATCAAGGGAATGGACCAGTAGACACTGTTGTCACCTATGAGGATGCATATGAAGCTATCAGTGAAGATGAACTTGAAGCTATGATAGAAGAAGATTCCCAGATGGAGGAAGAAAAACAAGAAGAACAGCCTGAGGAGACACCTGTGG AGAGACTGGATGTGCTGGATGTTGACTTTGCCAGTCTCATGAAGGACACCCAAGTACAGCAGAGAGAGGAACAGCCAATCACAGCTTTGAAGAAATTCTCACCTGGCAACGTCCTTGCCACAATTGGAGTTTCCAAGGTGTTAGCCGGATCAAACTTGATGGCTCAGATCACCGATGTCTGCCAAAAAGCTCTAGAAGAGg ATTGGCATGGTCCCAAGTTAAAACTATTTGACAGTGATCTTGGTGCTTTTAATGCGGCCTCATTGAAGAGACAGAAACAAAGAGCAAGACTGTTCACAGACATAGGTCCTTGTAGACGAGCTCTCTGTGCCAGAAGAGATATGGCTATCAGAAAACAACTCAGAAAAACTGAAAAG GAAACTGATACAAGTGCCTATACTGCAGCAGATATGGACCCAGAACTGTATCGTTTGAGTATCCAGTTATTCAAAGGACAGAAACCCATTGTCAAAGatactaacagtaacactactAGTGGTGACAATAAGTCACCAACAGAACCAGTCACTTTGACCAAATCAACCCCTCTTGAAGTGTCTGTCACCTCTTAg
- the LOC144442255 gene encoding uncharacterized protein LOC144442255 isoform X2, whose translation MSKIHRKVTVDSSKSIQDSSQSSRRRPSVFERLGPGGGGRESRLSSDGIRPETCRNWLRDGHCPYGSKCRFQHSLASRKRPRGERSPDRRRDDLDSEDLRHKVRSRRRDPSSERRSRDRSYSPKRERSRQRSSHRDKGEDEPVKGKRREISPVVLARERSPDSDREDTLLDWDNPVELPEAEEWEDGNESLLDFERELTLEMRRQQLQRELELEIEKEKREKEKENVIIEKQVSSEDSTPPSKLRKEIPSPNLPRTTPPKKRRKSREKRKGPRTPPESPRDRKGPKTPTPEPFSRKGPRTPSPAQEYSPPRSRKSRKSPMRKGPHTPSPPPPDEPEMDITHVKTKKKKKSHFEDKPEKKSKHKDIPIPREPPPRMSRKKMRSPSPPPVKKHKVRSPSPSPPPLHRSYSPKRRSISPRGRTPPIKKRSISPKRHSLERRSPDRFERRRSPYPSEKVKKKVDSRPSSRERRQRDDSRDYGKHYQDSKDMDRFEKRGIGKDDFSSRRERESRKDEWERRQEEKRDLQRYDRPPERSSESARRKFKEDRNSPGNYRSYRDSPTSHSTSSHEGDRREPKLASKIIPRMERRSPTPPSKLKRSEPSHDVRYPPDRSRSRDEPSDGRYTGRRGKFVDPDRNMRSRIERVAGYRDYPDRNEDRGGVRSRDPISKYDMDRDTRPDKFARDRPPITHKRSYSDVDDQSGSDSPIRKRKRPIERRDSPQIRDTYRPSRAERVRERSPSPPPPPPPPPPPQHTRKEHEEREDKEMHRKPKEVIEESFPQNEEVFSDWSDVSVDSLSEPQIKSRSSSNSNSADQDIVIETKADDEYRKQDNGRQRQEISRQTYRESARSDSRDRYSREDDRELERVRDLDRGMRERDRSRDRRGRDERLEIRGEGERNTRRVAEDEDERIPPHRRRSPSIGSTSSRHSSSGSDYRKREGRTHKENERESSRYRQEEEFVADRNKDEDRPLDRERAREMGKERARTRSRSEEKEQVPAEVEVPIQENIEEKVEPSKEPEIEDSKPIENIAMPISTIGDAASENDQGNGPVDTVVTYEDAYEAISEDELEAMIEEDSQMEEEKQEEQPEETPVERLDVLDVDFASLMKDTQVQQREEQPITALKKFSPGNVLATIGVSKVLAGSNLMAQITDVCQKALEEDWHGPKLKLFDSDLGAFNAASLKRQKQRARLFTDIGPCRRALCARRDMAIRKQLRKTEKETDTSAYTAADMDPELYRLSIQLFKGQKPIVKDTNSNTTSGDNKSPTEPVTLTKSTPLEVSVTS comes from the exons AGGGAGAGGTCGCGTCAGAGAAGTAGTCACCGAGATAAAGGTGAGGATGAACCAGTGAAGGGAAAAAGACGTGAAATCAGTCCGGTGGTTCTAGCTAGGGAACGATCACCTGATAGTGATAGAGAAGACACTCTATTAGACTGGGATAACCCAGTGGAGTTACCGGAAGCAG AGGAATGGGAGGATGGTAATGAGAGTTTGTTGGATTTTGAAAGGGAATTAACCCTAGAGATGAGACGACAACAATTACAAAGGGAGCTGGAACTGGAAATTGAAAAAGAGAAGAgagaaaaggaaaaagaaaacgTGATAATTGAAAAACag GTGTCATCAGAAGATTCAACGCCCCCTTCTAAACTACGGAAAGAAATCCCTTCACCAAATCTGCCACGCACAACCCCACCGAAGAAACGACGCAAATCTCGTGAGAAGCGTAAGGGACCTAGGACTCCTCCAGAATCACCAAG GGACAGGAAGGGTCCAAAGACTCCAACTCCAGAGCCATTCTCAAGAAAAGGACCACGGACTCCAAGCCCTGCTCAGGAATATTCACCTCCACGTTCTCGGAAGTCACGCAAATCCCCCATGCGTAAAGGTCCTCATACACCGAGTCCTCCACCTCCAGACGAACCTGAAATGGATATAACCCATGTGAagacaaagaagaaaaagaaatcaCATTTTGAAGATAAACCAGAGAAAAAGTCTAAACACAA GGATATTCCCATACCCAGAGAGCCACCACCTCGCATGTCTCGCAAGAAAATGCGGTCACCATCGCCACCACCAGTGAAAAAACATAAAGTGCGTAGTCCGTCACCTTCACCCCCACCACTACATAGATCGTATTCACCAAAGAGAAGATCAATTTCACCTAGAGGACGAACACCTCCCATAAAGAAACGATCCATCTCACCAAAGAGACATTCCCTGGAAAGACGATCTCCTGATAGATTTGAAAGACGACGTTCACCCTATCCTTCTG AAAAAGTAAAGAAGAAAGTTGATAGTAGACCAAGTTCCAGAGAAAGACGGCAAAGAGATGACAGCAGGGACTATGGTAAACATTACCAAGATAGTAAAGACATGGACAGGTTTGAGAAAAGAGGTATCGGAAAAGATGACTTTTCATCCCGTAGAGAAAGAGAGTCAAGGAAAGATGAATGGGAAAGGAGACAAGAAGAAAAAAGAGACTTACAGAGATATGATAGACCACCAGAACGTAGTAGTGAATCAGCCAG ACGCAAGTTTAAAGAAGACAGGAATTCACCTGGAAATTATCGCAGTTACCGTGACTCCCCAACCAGTCATAGCACAAGCAGCCATGAAGGAGATCGCAGAGAACCCAAACTTGCCAGTAAAATTATCCCACGAATGGAAAGACGCAGTCCAACACCCCCTAGCAAGTTAAAGAGGTCTGAGCCAAGTCATGATGTGAGATACCCACCAGATCGCAGCCGCTCAAGAGATGAACCTAGCGATGGAAGATATACTGGGAGACGTGGAAAGTTTGTTGACCCAGACAGGAATATGAGAAGTAGGATTGAAAGAGTGGCAGGGTATAGGGACTATCCAGACAGAAATGAAGATCGCGGAGGTGTTAGATCACGTGATCCAATCAGTAAATATGACATGGACAGAGACACAAGACCAGATAAATTTGCAAGGGACAGGCCGCCAATAACCCATAAACGTTCATATTCTGATGTTGATGACCAATCAGGTAGTGATTCGCCCATTCGGAAAAGAAAACGTCCAATTGAGAGGAGGGATAGTCCACAAATCAGAGACACATACAGACCTTCCAGAGCTGAGAGAGTGAGGGAGAGATCACCTTctccccctcctcctcctcctcctcctcctcctcctcaacATACAAGGAAAGAACACGAAGAAAGAGAGGACAAGGAGATGCATAGAAAGCCTAAAGAGGTCATTGAAGAGAGCTTCCCACAAAATGAGGAAGTTTTCAGTGACTGGTCAGACGTTAGTGTTGATTCTTTATCAGAACCTCAAATCAAAAGCAGAAGcagtagtaatagtaatagtgcAGATCAGGACATAGTCATAGAAACAAAGGCCGATGATGAATACAGAAAGCAAGACAATGGTCGACAGAGACAAGAAATTAGCAGACAGACCTACAGAGAGTCTGCAAGATCAGACAGTCGAGACAGATATAGTAGGGAAGATGACAGAGAGTTAGAGAGGGTCAGGGATTTAGATAGAGGAatgagagaaagagacagaagTCGTGACAGAAGAGGTAGAGATGAAAGATTAGAGATAAGAGGGGAGGGGGAGCGAAATACAAGACGAGTTGCCGAGGATGAGGATGAAAGAATTCCTCCTCACAGAAGGCGTAGTCCCAGCATTGGAAGTACTTCAAGTAGACATAGCTCATCAGGTTCAGATTACAGGAAAAGAGAAGGCAGAACTCACAAAGAGAATGAGAGAGAAAGCAGTAGGTACAGACAAGAAGAGGAGTTTGTAGCCGACAGGAATAAAGATGAGGATAGACCTTTAGATAGAGAAAGGGCTAGAGAGATGGGAAAAGAAAGGGCAAGGACAAGAAGCAGGTCAGAGGAAAAGGAACAAGTTCCGGCAGAAGTTGAGGTTCCGATACAGGAGAATATTGAAGAGAAAGTTGAACCATCAAAGGAGCCTGAAATAGAAGACTCCAAACCAATTGAAAACATTGCTATGCCAATAAGTACCATTGGAGATGCAGCAAGTGAAAACGATCAAGGGAATGGACCAGTAGACACTGTTGTCACCTATGAGGATGCATATGAAGCTATCAGTGAAGATGAACTTGAAGCTATGATAGAAGAAGATTCCCAGATGGAGGAAGAAAAACAAGAAGAACAGCCTGAGGAGACACCTGTGG AGAGACTGGATGTGCTGGATGTTGACTTTGCCAGTCTCATGAAGGACACCCAAGTACAGCAGAGAGAGGAACAGCCAATCACAGCTTTGAAGAAATTCTCACCTGGCAACGTCCTTGCCACAATTGGAGTTTCCAAGGTGTTAGCCGGATCAAACTTGATGGCTCAGATCACCGATGTCTGCCAAAAAGCTCTAGAAGAGg ATTGGCATGGTCCCAAGTTAAAACTATTTGACAGTGATCTTGGTGCTTTTAATGCGGCCTCATTGAAGAGACAGAAACAAAGAGCAAGACTGTTCACAGACATAGGTCCTTGTAGACGAGCTCTCTGTGCCAGAAGAGATATGGCTATCAGAAAACAACTCAGAAAAACTGAAAAG GAAACTGATACAAGTGCCTATACTGCAGCAGATATGGACCCAGAACTGTATCGTTTGAGTATCCAGTTATTCAAAGGACAGAAACCCATTGTCAAAGatactaacagtaacactactAGTGGTGACAATAAGTCACCAACAGAACCAGTCACTTTGACCAAATCAACCCCTCTTGAAGTGTCTGTCACCTCTTAg